The following proteins come from a genomic window of Methanocella conradii HZ254:
- a CDS encoding RAD55 family ATPase, translating to MGESKVESLFNNDDRPQAIEKGRLPTGIDILDRNISGGLPVGALVYFSADPKSMPEVFLYELSTPRKTYYITTHKSPRYIKRNMDELDFKCDNVEFIDLHHEYYNKLLSASSDRNVAAKKLVAYIIGWLDGLKKKKDRGFTIVFDSFSFFVELGIDIDTLKRLLDEVYEVINEKDSICYLMMVKGMHHESVENCLQYWCDVIFDIDIERKGDKIANKLALPKIRGMTPVTDYIKFKVTDRITIDTSRDIA from the coding sequence ATGGGAGAAAGCAAGGTAGAAAGCCTTTTCAATAATGATGACAGGCCCCAAGCTATAGAAAAGGGCAGGCTTCCAACTGGCATAGACATCCTTGACAGGAATATTAGCGGTGGCCTGCCCGTGGGCGCGCTGGTATACTTTTCAGCGGACCCTAAATCGATGCCTGAAGTCTTTTTGTATGAGCTCTCTACTCCGCGGAAAACATACTATATAACTACGCATAAAAGCCCAAGGTACATCAAACGGAACATGGATGAGCTTGATTTTAAGTGCGATAACGTGGAGTTCATCGACCTTCACCACGAGTACTACAATAAGTTATTGTCCGCCTCATCGGACCGCAACGTTGCCGCGAAAAAGCTCGTAGCCTATATAATCGGATGGCTTGACGGCCTTAAGAAGAAAAAAGATAGAGGCTTTACCATAGTCTTCGACAGCTTCAGCTTTTTCGTGGAACTTGGCATCGATATAGATACGCTGAAGCGCCTTCTGGACGAGGTCTACGAGGTCATTAACGAAAAGGATAGCATATGCTATCTCATGATGGTTAAGGGCATGCACCATGAATCCGTGGAAAACTGCCTTCAATACTGGTGTGACGTCATCTTCGACATCGATATAGAGCGTAAGGGCGACAAGATCGCCAATAAGCTGGCGCTGCCCAAGATCCGCGGGATGACACCGGTGACGGATTATATCAAGTTTAAGGTGACTGACCGCATAACCATCGATACGTCCAGGGATATCGCCTAG
- a CDS encoding LysE family translocator, with product MLDILAAGFLIGLTHAMPPGPITLEVLKRGVSEGLASAIKVDVGAVAADAIFFILIAIGLSQILATSPGRLAMWLCGCALLAFLGLRGIHKVFSKKPAASDHKELSPSPLAAGFLICITSPFAIVWWAGVFAGAMAVQMGDNPVSLAGMFGGIGLACLLWYALIGFLGSATKRLFSKAWTSALSLLCSLMMLGFAAILFYRGLPMLL from the coding sequence GTGTTAGACATTCTGGCCGCTGGATTTCTAATAGGGCTGACGCATGCGATGCCGCCTGGCCCCATCACGCTAGAGGTGCTTAAAAGAGGTGTGTCCGAGGGGCTCGCGTCAGCGATAAAGGTGGATGTGGGCGCAGTGGCCGCCGACGCAATATTTTTTATCCTAATCGCCATCGGGCTAAGCCAGATACTAGCAACCAGCCCGGGCCGCCTCGCCATGTGGCTATGCGGGTGCGCCCTGCTAGCCTTCCTTGGCCTAAGGGGCATTCATAAGGTATTTTCGAAGAAACCCGCTGCAAGTGACCATAAAGAGCTGAGCCCATCACCGTTAGCGGCCGGATTCCTCATCTGTATAACGAGCCCTTTCGCCATCGTCTGGTGGGCTGGCGTGTTCGCGGGAGCCATGGCGGTCCAGATGGGCGATAATCCAGTATCGCTAGCTGGGATGTTCGGCGGCATCGGCCTAGCATGCTTGCTCTGGTATGCGTTGATAGGCTTTTTAGGCTCGGCCACAAAGCGTTTATTTAGCAAAGCGTGGACGTCTGCGCTTTCGCTTTTATGCTCTTTAATGATGCTCGGGTTCGCCGCTATACTCTTCTATAGGGGATTACCCATGCTCCTATGA
- a CDS encoding DUF362 domain-containing protein — translation MNFDVVAVSMDAPTLGRAAYDNTMEALKALEMDGQLDGLKMNGTVMVKPNFTQPPNPSLKYGPRESDLTVHNHVCTDPFSILAACDFISAHGGRPFIAEGTKWPGGARGVFLHMGCESLLEGSGVEVFDTTTRSEDERACIFPSKIWNPDFSTIEVNKIYGEIDLIVNVAKLKSHSNALITGAVKNLYGALEPWQRRAEGHYCADPLWASISRKNMARGYKLLCETFVQVHDAILRSFGLDEVCIVEGIISGEGDGPLFQPARPRQEYVVLASVNSPATIDAAESYYAGFSPEYLANEALYRLSHLNFTPDEELLESYSTQYFLKLSSEAGMGKIKDFKVYAITPQASEAIPCEALGLLRRGGAFELPTFVRYAANTPLYERIPDGEAEFKVEATV, via the coding sequence ATGAACTTTGACGTGGTCGCCGTGAGCATGGATGCGCCGACGCTCGGCCGGGCAGCCTATGATAACACGATGGAAGCGCTAAAAGCGCTCGAAATGGACGGCCAGCTTGACGGGCTGAAGATGAATGGCACGGTTATGGTAAAGCCTAATTTTACCCAGCCCCCAAACCCTTCCCTTAAGTATGGCCCCAGGGAATCCGACCTGACCGTCCATAACCACGTTTGTACCGATCCCTTTTCCATATTGGCGGCATGCGATTTCATCAGTGCACATGGGGGCCGCCCCTTCATAGCGGAAGGCACAAAGTGGCCAGGGGGCGCCAGGGGCGTTTTTCTCCACATGGGCTGCGAGTCCTTGCTAGAGGGGAGCGGCGTCGAGGTGTTCGACACGACAACCCGTAGCGAGGATGAGCGTGCCTGTATATTCCCCTCCAAGATTTGGAACCCGGATTTCTCCACAATCGAGGTGAATAAGATATATGGCGAAATCGACCTTATCGTTAACGTTGCCAAGCTGAAATCGCATAGCAATGCGCTGATAACCGGGGCGGTAAAAAACCTCTATGGCGCCCTGGAGCCGTGGCAGCGAAGGGCGGAAGGCCATTACTGCGCCGACCCGCTGTGGGCGAGCATATCCAGGAAAAACATGGCGAGGGGCTATAAGCTGCTATGCGAGACATTCGTACAGGTCCACGATGCCATACTACGCTCTTTTGGCCTAGACGAGGTCTGTATAGTGGAGGGCATAATATCGGGCGAGGGCGATGGCCCATTATTCCAGCCGGCGCGGCCGAGGCAGGAATACGTAGTGCTGGCGTCGGTGAACAGCCCGGCCACCATCGACGCGGCCGAGAGCTATTATGCGGGCTTCTCGCCCGAGTACCTCGCTAATGAGGCGCTCTACAGGCTTAGCCATTTGAACTTTACGCCCGACGAGGAGCTTTTAGAGTCATATTCCACTCAATATTTTTTGAAGCTTTCCAGTGAGGCTGGCATGGGTAAAATAAAAGACTTTAAAGTATATGCGATAACCCCTCAAGCCTCCGAGGCCATCCCCTGCGAAGCCCTTGGGCTGCTTCGTCGGGGCGGGGCGTTCGAGCTGCCGACATTCGTGCGATACGCGGCAAACACCCCCCTGTATGAGCGCATACCTGACGGGGAGGCGGAGTTTAAAGTCGAGGCAACGGTTTAA
- a CDS encoding metal-dependent hydrolase translates to MKLKWHGHSNFEIVDSLDTIVDPFFMGNKMADIKWDEASPDVLVITHGHADHMGDAISIAKATDCEVICVNELAKYVQSRGIDAIGANFGGTIDVGRVRYTLVPAVHSNGIDEAGFGWDAGSPAGVIIKESSIIYHAGDTALFSDMSLIHELYRPRVALLPIGGRFTMDIDAAVLATKLIKPDIVIPMHYNTFDVIRADPLKFQKMVEDETDAEAVVMEPGDTIDV, encoded by the coding sequence ATGAAGCTAAAATGGCACGGACATTCCAACTTCGAGATTGTGGATAGCCTGGACACGATAGTAGACCCATTTTTCATGGGTAATAAGATGGCTGACATTAAATGGGATGAGGCCTCTCCTGACGTGCTCGTGATCACGCACGGCCATGCTGACCACATGGGCGACGCCATTAGCATCGCGAAGGCGACGGATTGTGAGGTTATCTGTGTCAATGAGCTTGCTAAGTACGTGCAGTCTCGTGGCATTGATGCCATCGGGGCTAACTTCGGCGGTACGATTGACGTGGGGCGCGTCAGGTATACGCTGGTGCCCGCCGTGCACTCGAACGGAATCGACGAGGCCGGCTTCGGGTGGGACGCCGGGAGCCCTGCCGGCGTTATAATAAAAGAGAGCAGCATCATTTATCACGCTGGTGATACTGCCCTGTTTAGCGATATGTCTCTTATCCATGAGCTGTATAGGCCGAGGGTTGCCTTGTTGCCCATTGGTGGGCGGTTCACCATGGACATAGATGCTGCCGTGTTAGCCACCAAGCTCATAAAGCCCGATATCGTGATTCCCATGCATTATAACACTTTTGACGTGATCAGGGCTGACCCCTTGAAGTTCCAGAAGATGGTGGAGGATGAGACCGACGCCGAGGCCGTTGTGATGGAGCCCGGGGATACCATTGACGTCTAA
- a CDS encoding MEDS domain-containing protein encodes MSQFLYSISDKPDIEWTPDLYRDSGINIIGFVPWGTHFCVFYKTKDDLADMLIRYFAAGLKNDEFCMCIASEPLKADDMIERMRAAIPGFDEYLKKGQIKVISYTEWYLVDGVFDDRRVLKGWVDKLNAILAMGYSGLRLSGNAFWLENPLWKSFMDYEREINETVGQYRIIALCTYPVDSCGASEIIDVANVHQFSMVRKEGEWKLIENVDLGETKKALKDALARAEMYLDLMCHDINNLNQVAMNSLEILLEAMKRDGMLRLEYKKIAEIALNSLKDSTQLIDNVQALQKVRECNVKAEPIDLNAILLRLKEEFLEPTRKNVSISFRPAPNSIVIANSLVKEMLSNLVGNAIKHSDPHRPLNVNVYVEHITENCSSFYKCVVEDDGPGIPDELKKRLFIRFQRGSMRPGGKGLGLYLVRTLAEGFGGRAWVEDRVPGDYTKGSRFAFTLPAMDIQLWKKMEKPGP; translated from the coding sequence ATGAGTCAATTTTTATACAGCATCTCTGATAAACCGGATATAGAATGGACGCCAGACTTGTACAGGGACTCGGGCATCAATATCATCGGCTTCGTGCCATGGGGCACCCATTTTTGCGTATTCTATAAGACTAAAGACGACCTCGCCGATATGCTTATACGGTATTTTGCGGCAGGCCTAAAGAACGATGAGTTTTGTATGTGTATAGCCTCAGAGCCTTTAAAGGCAGATGACATGATAGAGAGGATGAGAGCGGCTATACCTGGCTTTGATGAATATTTGAAAAAGGGGCAGATTAAAGTCATATCCTATACAGAGTGGTACCTGGTGGATGGCGTTTTTGACGATAGGAGGGTCCTCAAGGGGTGGGTGGATAAGCTCAACGCCATACTGGCCATGGGATATAGCGGCTTAAGGCTATCAGGCAACGCCTTCTGGCTCGAAAATCCATTATGGAAGAGCTTTATGGACTATGAGCGAGAGATTAATGAGACCGTAGGGCAGTATCGAATCATCGCGCTTTGCACCTATCCAGTGGACAGTTGTGGGGCCAGCGAGATCATAGACGTTGCAAACGTGCACCAGTTTTCCATGGTGAGGAAAGAAGGCGAGTGGAAGCTCATCGAGAACGTGGACCTGGGGGAGACTAAAAAAGCTCTAAAGGATGCTCTTGCACGCGCCGAAATGTACCTGGACTTGATGTGCCACGACATCAATAACCTGAACCAGGTGGCAATGAATAGCCTGGAAATTTTGCTAGAGGCCATGAAGAGAGATGGCATGCTGAGGCTAGAATATAAAAAGATAGCGGAGATAGCGCTGAACTCGCTGAAGGATAGCACGCAGCTTATAGATAACGTGCAGGCGCTTCAGAAGGTACGCGAATGCAACGTTAAAGCCGAGCCAATTGACCTGAACGCCATCTTATTGAGGCTAAAGGAGGAGTTTCTAGAGCCTACCAGGAAAAACGTATCCATAAGCTTTAGGCCGGCACCTAATAGTATTGTAATTGCTAATAGCCTGGTCAAGGAGATGCTGTCGAACCTGGTCGGCAATGCCATCAAGCATTCTGACCCCCATAGGCCGCTAAACGTTAACGTCTATGTTGAGCATATAACAGAAAACTGTAGCTCTTTTTATAAGTGTGTGGTCGAGGATGACGGCCCAGGCATACCGGATGAGCTTAAGAAGAGACTTTTTATCCGCTTTCAAAGGGGTAGCATGAGACCTGGGGGGAAAGGGCTGGGCCTTTACTTGGTAAGGACGCTTGCCGAAGGCTTTGGCGGGCGGGCATGGGTGGAAGATAGGGTGCCTGGCGACTATACAAAAGGCTCGAGGTTTGCGTTTACGCTTCCTGCCATGGATATCCAGCTCTGGAAAAAGATGGAGAAGCCTGGCCCATAG
- a CDS encoding Lrp/AsnC family transcriptional regulator yields the protein MSGNLDHTDLKIISGLSKDANVSYAELAAACGVTRQTIASRVKRLEKEGVIKRYRAVIDYGKLGLKSYFILFLKLDVSDEARMKEFIASIKNDPSVLMDVSITGEWDVMLLLAFCNVKEYEYYINSLRVRMGPLLKDSKSHVILDFYKSPDDYVPAS from the coding sequence ATGAGTGGAAATCTGGACCATACTGATTTAAAGATAATCTCAGGATTGTCGAAGGATGCTAATGTATCTTATGCGGAGCTTGCGGCGGCTTGCGGTGTGACCAGGCAAACAATAGCGTCTCGCGTCAAAAGGCTGGAAAAGGAAGGGGTGATAAAGAGGTATAGGGCGGTAATAGATTATGGGAAGCTCGGCCTCAAGTCGTATTTCATCCTATTTCTAAAGCTAGACGTCTCGGATGAGGCCAGGATGAAGGAGTTCATAGCCTCGATAAAGAATGACCCCAGCGTATTAATGGATGTATCGATAACGGGCGAATGGGATGTCATGCTCCTGCTGGCCTTCTGTAACGTAAAGGAGTATGAGTACTATATCAATAGCCTTCGCGTCCGTATGGGCCCTCTCCTGAAGGATAGCAAAAGCCACGTCATCCTTGACTTCTATAAGAGTCCTGATGACTACGTGCCAGCCTCGTAG
- the ahcY gene encoding adenosylhomocysteinase, with translation MKDYVVKDIKMAQQGESRIEWARRHMPVLNYIKAEYEKTKPLKGVNVIACLHVTVETANLISTLQAGGANVALTASNPLSTQDDVAAALAKRGVKVYAIRGEDEKQYYENIESALKIGPNVTLDDGADVIATVHSKHPEYLKGIYGGCEETTTGVIRLRAMAKDGALKYPVIAVNDAETKMMFDNRYGTGQSTLHGIMNATNVLLAGKTVVIVGYGWCGRGVAMRARGMGSNVIIVEVHPRKALEAVMDGYRVMDMEQAAREGDIFITVTGDISVIRKEHFKLMKDQAIVCNSGHFNVEIDLKDLGAMAKNVREVKADVMEYEMKDGRRIYLLGEGRLVNLACAFGHPPEVMDMSFANQALCVKYIVENHKKLKNEVYRVPEDIDNRVARMKLETMGIKLEKLTKEQEKYLSSWSMGT, from the coding sequence GTGAAGGATTATGTGGTTAAGGATATTAAGATGGCCCAACAGGGCGAGAGCCGCATAGAATGGGCGCGCCGCCACATGCCGGTGCTGAACTATATCAAGGCGGAGTATGAGAAGACGAAGCCCCTGAAGGGCGTCAACGTCATCGCCTGCCTGCACGTCACGGTTGAAACGGCGAACTTGATTTCGACCTTGCAGGCCGGAGGGGCGAACGTCGCATTGACCGCATCTAATCCGCTGTCCACTCAGGACGACGTGGCCGCAGCCCTGGCAAAAAGGGGTGTCAAGGTGTACGCGATAAGGGGAGAGGATGAAAAGCAGTACTACGAGAATATAGAGTCTGCTTTAAAGATAGGGCCTAACGTCACGCTTGACGACGGGGCAGACGTGATAGCCACCGTACACTCGAAGCATCCCGAATACTTAAAGGGCATCTACGGTGGATGTGAGGAGACCACGACCGGCGTCATCAGGCTAAGGGCAATGGCGAAAGACGGCGCCCTAAAGTATCCCGTCATTGCGGTCAACGACGCGGAGACCAAGATGATGTTCGACAACAGGTATGGCACCGGGCAGAGCACCCTGCATGGCATCATGAACGCCACAAACGTGCTGCTTGCGGGGAAAACCGTGGTCATAGTAGGCTATGGGTGGTGCGGAAGGGGCGTGGCCATGAGGGCCAGGGGCATGGGCTCAAACGTCATCATCGTGGAGGTTCACCCCCGCAAGGCCCTCGAAGCGGTCATGGACGGCTACCGTGTCATGGACATGGAGCAGGCCGCCAGAGAGGGCGACATTTTCATCACTGTAACGGGCGACATCTCGGTAATAAGAAAAGAGCACTTTAAGCTCATGAAGGATCAGGCCATCGTATGTAACTCGGGCCACTTTAACGTCGAGATAGACCTCAAAGACCTTGGCGCAATGGCGAAAAATGTGAGAGAGGTCAAGGCCGACGTCATGGAGTACGAGATGAAGGATGGGCGGAGGATATACCTGCTAGGCGAGGGAAGGCTGGTCAATCTGGCATGCGCCTTCGGCCACCCGCCCGAAGTCATGGACATGAGCTTCGCCAACCAGGCACTATGCGTCAAGTACATAGTAGAAAACCACAAGAAGCTCAAGAACGAGGTATACAGGGTTCCTGAAGATATCGATAACCGTGTGGCGAGGATGAAGCTAGAAACCATGGGAATAAAGCTCGAAAAGCTAACGAAGGAGCAGGAAAAGTACCTTAGCTCGTGGAGCATGGGCACTTAA
- a CDS encoding PfkB family carbohydrate kinase: MVDVVISGTVALDSIRTPFGEVREVLGGSAVYSSVAASGFARPGIVSVIGKDFPRKYLSFLKTMGIDTAGIEVKKGDTFRWAGYYEYDMNQAHTLDTKLNVLAEFDPLLPEAYREAGFLFLANTDPEVQMKVHGQMKKPRFVMMDTMNFWIENKKDALTKMIEKVDALVLNDAEARQYWDTPNLVHAGRSFLKMGPSVVIIKKGEHGALMFTDGACFSAPAYPLERLVDPTGAGDSFAGGFIGWLARTGDLSPRNMRKAVIFGSAIASYNAEGFSLDRLKKITRDDIFNRYMMFQDIVSF; encoded by the coding sequence ATGGTCGACGTGGTCATATCAGGGACCGTCGCCCTGGATAGCATAAGGACTCCATTTGGGGAGGTCAGGGAAGTGCTGGGAGGCTCTGCCGTCTATTCCTCGGTGGCCGCAAGCGGCTTCGCCAGGCCGGGCATCGTGAGCGTCATCGGCAAGGACTTCCCCAGGAAGTATCTAAGCTTTTTGAAAACGATGGGCATAGATACTGCGGGGATTGAAGTAAAGAAGGGCGACACGTTCAGGTGGGCGGGCTACTACGAGTACGACATGAACCAGGCGCACACGCTCGACACGAAGCTGAACGTGCTGGCAGAATTTGACCCGCTATTGCCCGAGGCGTACAGGGAGGCGGGATTTTTATTCCTGGCCAACACCGACCCGGAGGTCCAGATGAAAGTCCACGGGCAGATGAAGAAGCCACGCTTCGTCATGATGGATACCATGAATTTTTGGATAGAGAACAAGAAGGATGCCCTCACAAAAATGATTGAGAAGGTGGACGCCCTCGTCCTGAACGATGCAGAGGCAAGGCAATACTGGGATACCCCTAACCTTGTGCACGCCGGCCGCTCTTTTCTTAAGATGGGGCCTAGCGTGGTCATCATAAAGAAGGGCGAGCACGGAGCATTGATGTTCACAGACGGTGCGTGCTTTAGCGCCCCCGCATACCCGCTGGAAAGGCTGGTCGACCCTACGGGCGCGGGCGACTCATTCGCAGGGGGCTTCATCGGATGGCTCGCCCGAACGGGGGACCTTTCTCCCCGCAACATGAGGAAGGCAGTGATTTTCGGGAGCGCCATAGCGTCCTATAACGCGGAGGGCTTCAGCCTTGATAGGCTCAAAAAAATTACCAGAGACGACATCTTCAACAGGTATATGATGTTCCAGGATATAGTTTCATTTTGA
- a CDS encoding phosphotransferase family protein — MADHEEVESYLSEVFGKPVQLVRIIPMGAEPGEKELKGFGYGKPYLVDYILEGEMRSSVLSSMKVQKGFGHDTFADRAAVILWQNAAFNSLPRHVRSIDAGFFTRHGSLKSAGDADEFFILMDRVSGIEYYRDLDRIRDASFFHQLDVDRALALSDYLVYIHSQKHGDPVLYHRRIRDLVGSGECIMGIIDSYPKDYEFYREEDFERLEKKCVEWRWKLHGMTHRLCVVHGDFHPWNIMFRNGVDFTVLDRSRGEYGEPADDVSCMSMNYLFYSLQKYGELKGEFKELFDRFLENYLTKSGDFDVLRCVQPFYVFRALVMASPLWYPGLAPDVRRKLFKFIDNVVEVEEFDYRDVNGYLKG; from the coding sequence ATGGCTGATCATGAAGAAGTGGAAAGCTACCTCTCGGAGGTGTTTGGAAAGCCCGTCCAGCTTGTCAGGATAATTCCCATGGGCGCCGAGCCCGGCGAGAAGGAGCTTAAGGGCTTTGGCTATGGCAAGCCATATCTAGTCGACTATATCCTAGAGGGCGAGATGAGGTCATCCGTCCTCTCCTCCATGAAGGTGCAGAAAGGCTTCGGGCACGATACTTTTGCCGACAGGGCCGCCGTCATACTATGGCAGAACGCGGCCTTCAACTCGCTTCCCAGGCACGTCCGGTCCATCGACGCAGGCTTTTTCACCAGGCATGGCAGCCTTAAGAGCGCGGGTGATGCGGACGAGTTTTTCATACTGATGGACAGGGTAAGCGGCATCGAGTACTACAGGGATTTGGACAGGATCCGAGACGCCAGTTTCTTCCACCAGCTAGACGTAGACAGGGCACTTGCCCTCTCCGATTATCTCGTATACATCCACTCCCAGAAGCATGGCGACCCCGTACTGTACCATCGCCGCATAAGGGACCTTGTGGGCTCTGGCGAGTGCATCATGGGAATCATCGATAGCTATCCAAAAGATTATGAGTTTTATCGTGAAGAGGACTTCGAGCGCCTCGAAAAGAAGTGCGTTGAATGGCGCTGGAAGCTGCACGGCATGACGCACAGGCTCTGCGTGGTACACGGGGACTTCCATCCATGGAACATAATGTTCAGGAACGGGGTGGACTTCACGGTGCTCGACAGGAGCCGGGGAGAGTATGGCGAGCCTGCCGACGACGTCTCGTGCATGAGCATGAACTACCTCTTCTACTCGCTTCAAAAATATGGAGAGCTGAAGGGCGAGTTTAAGGAATTGTTCGACAGGTTTTTAGAGAACTACCTGACTAAGAGCGGCGACTTTGACGTTTTAAGATGCGTTCAGCCCTTCTATGTTTTCAGGGCTCTTGTTATGGCCAGCCCGCTATGGTACCCTGGCCTGGCGCCCGACGTAAGGAGGAAGCTCTTCAAGTTTATAGATAACGTCGTCGAGGTAGAAGAATTCGATTATAGGGATGTTAATGGATACTTGAAGGGCTAG
- a CDS encoding adenylyl-sulfate kinase, translated as MAWAVWVTGLPGSGKTTITGAIVDVLKAKGVHVRVLNVDEVRKVLTPRPTYSEEERAFVYKAMAYMAKLLVEEGVNVIIDATGNLREYRDVARGLISNFDEIYVSCPLDVAMSREAARKGGGAPKGIYRKGMTGQSVTVPGLNVPYEPPIHPLATLESDKLSPEEAGAIAANRILEKYGEADG; from the coding sequence ATGGCGTGGGCAGTTTGGGTGACCGGCCTCCCTGGCAGTGGCAAGACCACTATTACCGGGGCCATCGTGGACGTGCTGAAGGCTAAAGGCGTGCACGTCAGGGTGCTAAATGTAGATGAGGTGAGGAAGGTATTGACGCCCAGGCCTACCTATAGCGAGGAGGAGCGGGCTTTTGTATACAAGGCGATGGCTTACATGGCGAAGCTGCTCGTCGAGGAGGGCGTGAACGTCATAATCGATGCCACGGGTAATCTGAGAGAGTACAGGGATGTTGCCAGGGGCTTGATATCCAATTTTGATGAGATTTACGTGAGCTGCCCTCTTGATGTAGCCATGAGCCGGGAGGCGGCCCGGAAGGGTGGAGGGGCGCCGAAGGGCATCTATAGAAAGGGCATGACCGGGCAAAGCGTGACTGTGCCCGGCTTGAACGTCCCTTATGAGCCTCCGATTCATCCTTTGGCCACGCTTGAGTCGGATAAGTTATCCCCGGAAGAAGCAGGGGCTATAGCGGCGAACAGGATACTTGAGAAATATGGTGAGGCCGATGGATGA
- a CDS encoding inositol monophosphatase family protein: protein MDELALVRRMAEGVLERSKEYLLSHEDYGEVLKRRKTDVTRKIDMVAEEALDAIIMEEGIRARVISEEVGERVVPHGKEPEYTLVMDPIDGSANLVLGIPYYCTSLALSKKTSGATFADVDAGAVAATWGGTFYASKNGGAYYEGERISTMEHPEKPKYAIYSYGAGPLPKGVIVLQEENCVVRTMGSIALDMCMVAKGAFDAIIDSRNRISGYDIMAASLILREAGGFLTDYHGRGLSDKPVSIRGISILGAANESLHDKLLKAFSQA from the coding sequence ATGGATGAGCTTGCGCTGGTAAGGCGGATGGCCGAGGGCGTGCTGGAGCGCTCGAAAGAGTACCTATTATCGCATGAGGACTATGGAGAGGTGCTGAAGCGTCGCAAGACCGACGTCACCAGGAAAATAGACATGGTCGCGGAAGAGGCGCTCGACGCCATCATAATGGAGGAGGGGATAAGGGCGCGCGTCATCTCCGAGGAGGTGGGGGAAAGAGTGGTGCCACATGGGAAAGAGCCGGAGTATACGCTGGTCATGGACCCCATCGATGGCTCGGCTAACCTGGTACTCGGCATCCCTTATTATTGCACGTCACTCGCCCTGTCGAAGAAAACTAGTGGAGCTACCTTTGCAGACGTAGATGCAGGCGCGGTCGCCGCCACATGGGGCGGGACTTTTTATGCATCTAAAAATGGGGGCGCATATTATGAAGGCGAACGGATATCTACAATGGAGCACCCGGAAAAGCCAAAATACGCCATCTATTCATATGGTGCAGGCCCGCTCCCGAAGGGCGTCATAGTCCTTCAGGAGGAGAACTGCGTGGTCCGAACGATGGGCAGCATCGCCCTGGACATGTGCATGGTGGCAAAGGGGGCCTTCGACGCCATCATAGACTCTAGAAACCGCATCAGCGGATATGACATAATGGCAGCGTCGCTCATCCTCCGCGAGGCGGGAGGCTTCCTGACTGATTATCACGGCAGAGGCCTTTCAGACAAGCCAGTCAGCATAAGGGGAATATCGATACTCGGCGCGGCAAATGAGAGCCTACACGATAAGCTTCTCAAGGCATTTAGCCAGGCTTAA
- a CDS encoding dihydromethanopterin reductase (acceptor), which translates to MNKNEGRKLRIAWGITGAGHFIKDSYSVMRQLKEEGHSITTFMSRAGEEVARMYGLFDKTPGISDGSYLNEIYLDSSQGFSFPKIGRFNVGRYDLLVVSPATSNTVAKIVHGIADTLVTNCAAQAMKSGTPVLIVPVDCENSVISEMPYTIDRSKCRSCETCEPRENCPNEAITDQIDLLKCQGCGACVSLCEFGAISGGSPVSLKIRKVDSRNTKLLAEMEGVSVLREPKEILDKIHNWYHQ; encoded by the coding sequence ATGAATAAGAATGAAGGGCGCAAACTCCGCATTGCGTGGGGCATAACGGGGGCAGGACACTTCATCAAGGACTCTTATAGCGTGATGAGACAGCTCAAGGAGGAGGGCCACTCGATCACAACCTTCATGTCCAGGGCTGGCGAGGAGGTCGCAAGGATGTACGGGCTTTTCGACAAGACGCCCGGCATATCGGATGGGTCCTATCTGAATGAAATATACCTGGACTCGAGCCAGGGCTTTAGCTTTCCGAAGATCGGCCGGTTCAACGTGGGCAGGTATGACTTGCTCGTCGTGTCTCCGGCGACCTCAAACACGGTTGCGAAGATAGTCCATGGAATAGCTGATACGCTCGTGACCAATTGCGCCGCCCAGGCGATGAAGAGCGGAACGCCCGTGCTCATCGTCCCGGTGGATTGTGAAAACAGCGTGATATCCGAGATGCCTTATACGATCGACCGCTCGAAGTGCAGGTCGTGCGAGACATGCGAGCCCCGGGAAAACTGCCCGAATGAGGCCATCACTGACCAGATTGACCTTTTGAAGTGCCAGGGGTGTGGCGCGTGCGTTAGCCTGTGCGAGTTTGGCGCGATATCCGGTGGCAGCCCCGTATCCTTGAAGATACGCAAGGTGGACTCTCGTAATACAAAGCTGCTGGCTGAGATGGAGGGCGTATCGGTTCTCAGGGAGCCGAAAGAGATATTAGATAAGATACACAACTGGTATCATCAATAG